The Stappia sp. genome window below encodes:
- a CDS encoding flagellar motor protein MotB has protein sequence MAKKKQAGGGAPEWLVTFADLMSLLVCFFVLIISFSIQDKQKLQVVAGSMREAFGVKEQSRRTGVIEIEGIPIRDYMKDITQVPEELDSDFSEERHEKRRKQGPEANTHDTREADIEKPRQFATAAASLRQAWQEMPDITEVSNNIILEETDEGLNITLVDQDGRSMFPEGSKYPYEITRRLLAKMAPVIARMPNRIEITGHTTSGGAAINPSYTAWELSADRANAARQILSEYGIPPERFYGVVGKADTEPLFPNDPYLAANRRIGILLMNEAPPLPAGHNP, from the coding sequence ATGGCCAAGAAGAAGCAAGCTGGCGGCGGCGCCCCGGAGTGGCTGGTCACCTTCGCGGACCTGATGTCGCTGCTCGTCTGCTTCTTCGTGCTGATCATCTCCTTCTCGATCCAGGACAAGCAGAAGCTTCAGGTCGTGGCCGGCTCGATGCGCGAGGCCTTCGGCGTGAAGGAACAGTCGCGCCGCACCGGGGTGATCGAGATCGAGGGCATCCCGATCCGCGACTACATGAAGGACATCACCCAGGTGCCGGAGGAACTGGATTCCGACTTCTCCGAGGAACGGCACGAAAAGCGGCGCAAGCAGGGCCCGGAGGCCAACACGCACGACACGCGCGAGGCCGACATCGAAAAGCCGCGCCAGTTCGCCACCGCCGCCGCGTCGCTGCGCCAAGCCTGGCAGGAGATGCCGGACATCACCGAAGTGTCCAACAACATCATTCTGGAAGAGACCGACGAGGGTCTGAACATCACGCTCGTCGACCAGGACGGACGCTCGATGTTCCCGGAAGGGTCGAAGTACCCGTATGAGATCACCCGGCGGCTGCTGGCCAAGATGGCCCCGGTGATCGCGCGCATGCCGAACCGCATCGAGATCACCGGCCATACCACATCCGGCGGCGCGGCGATCAACCCGAGCTACACCGCCTGGGAACTGTCCGCCGACCGGGCCAATGCCGCGCGCCAGATCCTGTCGGAATACGGGATCCCGCCGGAGCGGTTCTACGGCGTCGTCGGCAAGGCGGATACCGAGCCGCTGTTTCCCAACGACCCCTATCTGGCGGCCAACCGCCGCATCGGCATCCTCCTGATGAACGAGGCGCCGCCGCTGCCGGCCGGCCATAATCCCTGA
- a CDS encoding NfeD family protein codes for MVERIILELGPWTWWIVGLLLLGLEVMAPGTFFLWFGVSALVVGTLALFVDIAWQAEIVLFGVLSLASLLVGRMLMRQRADSEGDPSLNRRGSRLVGRVFVLDEPIAQGDGRLRIDDTIWRVTGPDCPAGTRVRVDGLDGPVLVVAPDPKAPAGG; via the coding sequence ATCGTGGAACGCATCATCCTCGAGCTCGGGCCCTGGACCTGGTGGATCGTCGGTCTTCTGCTGCTCGGGCTGGAGGTGATGGCGCCGGGAACCTTCTTCCTGTGGTTCGGCGTCTCCGCGCTGGTCGTCGGCACGCTCGCGCTCTTCGTGGACATCGCCTGGCAGGCGGAAATCGTGCTGTTCGGGGTGCTGTCGCTCGCCAGCCTGCTGGTCGGGCGCATGCTGATGCGTCAGCGCGCCGACAGCGAGGGCGATCCGTCCCTCAACCGGCGCGGCAGCCGTCTCGTCGGGCGGGTGTTCGTTCTGGACGAGCCGATCGCGCAGGGCGACGGACGCCTTCGCATCGACGACACCATCTGGCGGGTGACCGGTCCGGATTGTCCGGCCGGAACGCGGGTGCGGGTCGACGGACTGGACGGGCCGGTGCTCGTCGTCGCGCCGGATCCGAAAGCCCCCGCCGGGGGGTGA
- a CDS encoding SPFH domain-containing protein — MLEGVVGFDILVVVLFVLAVLVVFSGVKTVPQGFAFTVERFGRYRKTLSPGLNFIVPFVDRIGHRINMMEQVLDVPSQEVITRDNATVMADGVTFYQVLDAARAAYEVAGLENAILNLTMTNIRSVMGSMDLDELLSNRDEINARLLRVVDAAAAPWGIKMTRIEIKDINPPRDLVEAMGRQMKAERDKRAAILEAEGKRQADILQAEGEKQSLILEAEGRREAAFRDAEARERAAEAEANATRMVSEAIDAGDVQAINYFVANKYVEALGQFAGSPNQKLLILPTETTAVLGSLSGIAEIAREAFGGETPQRRRKPTVPETGAREGGDGA, encoded by the coding sequence ATGCTGGAGGGAGTTGTCGGCTTCGACATCCTCGTCGTCGTCCTGTTCGTCCTGGCCGTTCTGGTCGTCTTCTCCGGGGTCAAGACTGTCCCGCAGGGCTTCGCCTTCACGGTCGAGCGCTTCGGCCGCTATCGCAAGACGCTGTCGCCCGGCCTCAATTTCATCGTCCCCTTCGTCGACCGCATCGGTCACCGCATCAACATGATGGAGCAGGTGCTCGACGTTCCCTCGCAGGAGGTGATCACCCGCGACAACGCCACGGTGATGGCCGACGGCGTGACCTTCTATCAGGTACTGGACGCCGCGCGCGCCGCCTATGAGGTCGCGGGTCTGGAGAACGCGATCCTCAACCTGACGATGACCAACATCCGTTCGGTCATGGGCTCGATGGATCTCGACGAACTCCTGTCCAACCGCGACGAGATCAACGCGCGCCTGCTCAGGGTCGTGGATGCCGCCGCCGCGCCCTGGGGCATCAAGATGACGCGCATCGAGATCAAGGACATCAACCCGCCGCGCGACCTCGTCGAGGCGATGGGCCGGCAGATGAAAGCGGAGCGCGACAAGCGCGCCGCCATCCTGGAGGCCGAGGGCAAGCGTCAGGCGGATATCCTGCAGGCGGAAGGCGAGAAGCAGTCGCTGATCCTGGAGGCGGAGGGGCGCCGCGAGGCCGCCTTCCGCGATGCCGAGGCGCGCGAACGCGCCGCCGAGGCCGAGGCCAATGCCACCCGCATGGTGAGCGAGGCGATCGACGCCGGTGACGTGCAGGCGATCAACTATTTCGTCGCCAACAAATATGTCGAGGCGCTGGGCCAGTTTGCCGGATCGCCGAACCAGAAGCTCCTGATCCTGCCGACCGAGACGACCGCCGTGCTGGGGTCGCTTTCCGGCATCGCGGAGATCGCCAGGGAAGCCTTCGGCGGCGAAACCCCGCAGCGCCGTCGCAAGCCGACCGTGCCGGAGACCGGCGCGCGGGAGGGCGGAGACGGCGCATGA